The proteins below are encoded in one region of Brassica napus cultivar Da-Ae chromosome A6, Da-Ae, whole genome shotgun sequence:
- the LOC125609958 gene encoding uncharacterized mitochondrial protein AtMg00810-like, whose amino-acid sequence MRFEKCPKEPSVYHKTEGGDVLIIAIYVDDLFVTGTSLKVIKQFKEEMSKKFEMLDLGKLTHYLGVEVSQGADGIRIKQERYAQGILCDTKMEACNATQIPMEANLKISKAEDEREIDPTEFRRIIGCLRYLLHTRPDLCYTVGVLRRYMHNPRDSHGQAIKHILQYVKGTIYYGLFFKRDGSRSVVGYSNSSHNIDLDDGRSTSGHVFYYGSSLITWTSQKQQTVALSSCEAEFMAATEAAKQAIWIKELLSEILSKKGEKVKLRIDNKSAIALTKNPVFYGRSKHVLKKYHFIRECLENGQIEVEHVLGVEKKVDILTKPLARIMFKQMRSLIGVQEIDLPNSSWN is encoded by the coding sequence ATGAGATTTGAGAAGTGTCCGAAGGAACCATCAGTGTACCACAAGACTGAAGGAGGAGACGTCTTGATCATAGCCATCTACGTTGATGATCTATTTGTGACAGGAACTTCACTTAAGGTGATTAAGCAATTCAAGGAGGAGATGTCTAAGAAGTTCGAGATGTTAGATCTAGGTAAGCTAACGCACTACCTTGGCGTAGAGGTGAGTCAAGGAGCAGACGGAATCAGAATAAAGCAAGAGAGGTATGCTCAAGGAATCCTGTGTGACACGAAGATGGAAGCGTGTAACGCAACTCAAATTCCAATGGAGGCAAATTTGAAGATCTCAAAAGCTGAAGATGAACGAGAGATAGATCCTACAGAGTTCAGAAGAATCATAGGATGTTTGAGGTATCTGCTTCACACAAGACCCGACCTGTGTTACACAGTAGGTGTTCTTAGAAGATACATGCACAATCCGAGAGACTCTCACGGACAAGCCATCAAGCATATATTGCAGTATGTGAAAGGAACAATATACTACGGTCTGTTCTTCAAGAGAGATGGGTCAAGGAGTGTCGTTGGTTATAGTAACAGCAGTCACAATATTGATCTCGATGACGGGAGGAGCACGTCAGGACATGTATTCTACTACGGTTCATCACTAATCACTTGGACATCGCAGAAGCAGCAGACAGTTGCATTGTCATCATGTGAAGCAGAGTTCATGGCAGCAACAGAAGCAGCAAAGCAAGCTATATGGATCAAGGAGTTGTTGAGTGAGATACTAAGCAAAAAAGGCGAGAAGGTCAAGCTTAGGATTGACAACAAATCAGCCATTGCTCTAACGAAGAATCCAGTTTTCTATGGAAGGAGTAAGCATGTACTCAAAAAGTATCACTTCATTCGTGAGTGTCTGGAGAATGGACAGATCGAAGTGGAGCATGTGCTGGGTGTTGAGAAGAAGGTCGACATCCTTACAAAGCCATTAGCAAGGATTATGTTCAAGCAAATGAGGAGCTTAATCGGAGTTCAAGAAATTGATCTCCctaattcaagttggaattaa